A window of the Henckelia pumila isolate YLH828 chromosome 3, ASM3356847v2, whole genome shotgun sequence genome harbors these coding sequences:
- the LOC140891991 gene encoding uncharacterized protein — protein sequence MESIEDIFESSLNLEETHFKEGYDEGYADGLISGKEEGHQVGLKTGFEVGEELGFYRGCINVWNSAIRIDPACFSVRIQKTIKQMDELLHKYPISDPEHESVSDIMDSLRLKYRAICATLNVKLEYNGYPKRSDGEKTVF from the coding sequence ATGGAATCCATCGAGGACATATTCGAATCCTCTCTTAATTTAGAAGAAACTCATTTCAAAGAAGGCTATGATGAAGGCTATGCAGATGGATTGATTTCTGGAAAAGAAGAAGGCCATCAAGTGGGTCTGAAAACCGGATTCGAAGTTGGCGAGGAATTGGGTTTTTACAGAGGCTGCATCAACGTTTGGAACTCAGCAATCCGGATTGACCCTGCTTGCTTTTCGGTGAGGATCCAAAAGACCATCAAGCAGATGGATGAGTTGCTCCACAAGTACCCAATTTCTGACCCAGAACACGAGTCAGTTTCTGATATTATGGATTCACTGAGGTTGAAATATAGGGCTATTTGTGCTACTTTAAATGTAAAGTTGGAGTATAATGGATACCCGAAACGTTCTGATGGTGAAAAGACCGTATTTTGA